One segment of Urocitellus parryii isolate mUroPar1 chromosome 5, mUroPar1.hap1, whole genome shotgun sequence DNA contains the following:
- the Ltbr gene encoding tumor necrosis factor receptor superfamily member 3 isoform X1, which produces MRLPWAVFPCGLAWGSLLLGLCGLLVTSQPQLVPPYRSKNQTCWDQEKEYYEPKHQLCCSRCPPGTYVTAECNHSQDTHCAMCAENSYNEHWNHLTICQMCRPCDPVLGFREVAPCTSHRKTECRCQPGMFCAQRAPECVFCDLLSECPPGTEVELKDEIREDDNNCVPCKAGHFQNTSSRYAHCQPHTRCEDQGLVEEAPGTPESDTICIKPPEPLPPEMPGTMLVLAILLPLVSFLLLTTVLACTWKSHPSLCRKLGSLLKTHPEVMGEAEKTARRGGGDEGEESPSCPPPKANPHFPDLVEPLLPNPGDLSPAPGGPPPTPALEEVVLQQQSPLIQTRELEAESGEQGHVAHGANGIHVTGGSVTVTGNIYIYNGPVLGGTRGPGDPTAPPEPPYPIPEEGAPVSSELSTPYQEDGKAWHLAETETMGCHAL; this is translated from the exons ATGCGCCTGCCCTGGGCGGTCTTTCCCTGCGGCCTGGCCTGGGGGTCACTCCTGCTGGGCCTCTGCGGGCTCCTAGTGACATCCCAGCCCCAGCTG GTGCCCCCATACAGATCGAAGAACCAAACCTGCTGGGACCAGGAAAAGGAGTACTACGAGCCCAAGCATCAGCTCTGCTGCTCCCGCTGCCCCCCAG GCACCTATGTCACAGCTGAATGCAACCATAGCCAGGACACACATTGTGCCATGTGCGCTGAAAACTCCTACAATGAGCACTGGAACCACCTCACCATCTGCCAGATGTGCCGTCCCTGTGACCCAG TGCTGGGCTTCAGGGAGGTTGCGCCTTGCACCAGCCATCGCAAAACTGAGTGCCGCTGCCAGCCAGGAATGTTCTGTGCCCAACGAGCCCCTGAGTGTGTGTTTTGTGATCTACTTTCAGAGTGCCCGCCCGGCACTGAAGTCGAGCTTAAAG ATGAAATCAGGGAGGATGACAACAACTGTGTCCCCTGTAAGGCAGGACACTTCCAGAACACTTCCTCTCGCTACGCCCACTGCCAACCCCACACCAG GTGTGAGGACCAAGGCCTTGTGGAAGAAGCTCCAGGCACCCCCGAATCTGACACAATCTGCATAAAACCACCAGAGCCACTGCCTCCTGAGATGCCAG GAACCATGCTGGTGCTGGCCATCCTGCTGCCATTGGTCTCCTTTCTGCTCCTCACCACTGTCCTCGCCTGCACCTGGAAGAGTCATCCCTCTCTCTGCAGGAAACTGG GATCCCTGCTCAAGACGCATCCAGAGGTAATGGGGGAGGCTGAGAAGACAGCAAGAAGGGGCGGAGGTGATGAG GGGGAGGAATCCCCTTCGTGTCCTCCTCCGAAAGCCAACCCACATTTCCCTGACCTGGTAGAGCCACTTCTGCCCAACCCTGGAgacttgtccccagcccctggcggGCCCCCACCAACTCCAGCTTTGGAGGAAGTGGTGCTACAACAGCAGAGCCCTCTGATCCAGACCAGGGAGTTGGAGGCTGAGTCTGGGGAGCAAGGCCATGTGGCCCACG GTGCCAATGGTATTCATGTCACCGGTGGCTCTGTGACTGTCACTGGCAACATCTACATCTATAATGGTCCAGTACTGGGGGGAACACGGGGTCCTGGAGACCCCACAGCTCCCCCTGAGCCTCCATACCCCATTCCTGAAGAGGGTGCCCCTGTATCTTCTGAACTCTCTACACCCTACCAAGAAGATGGGAAAGCTTGGCATCTGGCTGAGACAGAGACAATGGGGTGCCATGCCCTCTAA
- the Ltbr gene encoding tumor necrosis factor receptor superfamily member 3 isoform X2: MRLPWAVFPCGLAWGSLLLGLCGLLVTSQPQLVPPYRSKNQTCWDQEKEYYEPKHQLCCSRCPPGTYVTAECNHSQDTHCAMCAENSYNEHWNHLTICQMCRPCDPVLGFREVAPCTSHRKTECRCQPGMFCAQRAPECVFCDLLSECPPGTEVELKDEIREDDNNCVPCKAGHFQNTSSRYAHCQPHTRCEDQGLVEEAPGTPESDTICIKPPEPLPPEMPGTMLVLAILLPLVSFLLLTTVLACTWKSHPSLCRKLGSLLKTHPEGEESPSCPPPKANPHFPDLVEPLLPNPGDLSPAPGGPPPTPALEEVVLQQQSPLIQTRELEAESGEQGHVAHGANGIHVTGGSVTVTGNIYIYNGPVLGGTRGPGDPTAPPEPPYPIPEEGAPVSSELSTPYQEDGKAWHLAETETMGCHAL; the protein is encoded by the exons ATGCGCCTGCCCTGGGCGGTCTTTCCCTGCGGCCTGGCCTGGGGGTCACTCCTGCTGGGCCTCTGCGGGCTCCTAGTGACATCCCAGCCCCAGCTG GTGCCCCCATACAGATCGAAGAACCAAACCTGCTGGGACCAGGAAAAGGAGTACTACGAGCCCAAGCATCAGCTCTGCTGCTCCCGCTGCCCCCCAG GCACCTATGTCACAGCTGAATGCAACCATAGCCAGGACACACATTGTGCCATGTGCGCTGAAAACTCCTACAATGAGCACTGGAACCACCTCACCATCTGCCAGATGTGCCGTCCCTGTGACCCAG TGCTGGGCTTCAGGGAGGTTGCGCCTTGCACCAGCCATCGCAAAACTGAGTGCCGCTGCCAGCCAGGAATGTTCTGTGCCCAACGAGCCCCTGAGTGTGTGTTTTGTGATCTACTTTCAGAGTGCCCGCCCGGCACTGAAGTCGAGCTTAAAG ATGAAATCAGGGAGGATGACAACAACTGTGTCCCCTGTAAGGCAGGACACTTCCAGAACACTTCCTCTCGCTACGCCCACTGCCAACCCCACACCAG GTGTGAGGACCAAGGCCTTGTGGAAGAAGCTCCAGGCACCCCCGAATCTGACACAATCTGCATAAAACCACCAGAGCCACTGCCTCCTGAGATGCCAG GAACCATGCTGGTGCTGGCCATCCTGCTGCCATTGGTCTCCTTTCTGCTCCTCACCACTGTCCTCGCCTGCACCTGGAAGAGTCATCCCTCTCTCTGCAGGAAACTGG GATCCCTGCTCAAGACGCATCCAGAG GGGGAGGAATCCCCTTCGTGTCCTCCTCCGAAAGCCAACCCACATTTCCCTGACCTGGTAGAGCCACTTCTGCCCAACCCTGGAgacttgtccccagcccctggcggGCCCCCACCAACTCCAGCTTTGGAGGAAGTGGTGCTACAACAGCAGAGCCCTCTGATCCAGACCAGGGAGTTGGAGGCTGAGTCTGGGGAGCAAGGCCATGTGGCCCACG GTGCCAATGGTATTCATGTCACCGGTGGCTCTGTGACTGTCACTGGCAACATCTACATCTATAATGGTCCAGTACTGGGGGGAACACGGGGTCCTGGAGACCCCACAGCTCCCCCTGAGCCTCCATACCCCATTCCTGAAGAGGGTGCCCCTGTATCTTCTGAACTCTCTACACCCTACCAAGAAGATGGGAAAGCTTGGCATCTGGCTGAGACAGAGACAATGGGGTGCCATGCCCTCTAA